The sequence GCATATGCTGTTTAACAATCACACATTTTATTTCCTGCTGATGAGCAATCTTCTGTGATAATACTGAGGATGTTTTTGATGTATTTAACAAGCAATGGAAAGtaaatcaatttaatttaaagttTCTACCAAGGCAATGGATGGAGTTGTCCAGGGTAGGGTCATAGCTTGCCCCTTTGTTTGCAAAAAACATGTTGATGTGACCTTTTTTCCAATAATTTCAGGTTCCTTGCTCAATGTGCAGAGCTCAAAGTTCCCGAGCAGAAACAAAGAGACGTGGAACATTCATCTCGCCGCCACCAGGAGGAGACCAAGAAGTCAGTGGTTGGAAAACAGACTCTGAAGTCACTGGAGGTGAGGGGTAGGGAGGGATTGATGAAGGTGGCCCTGTTAGACTTGTTAccaggggccagttgcataaagatagatctagtcttagacttaaatctGACTTTAAGTCAGACTTGCTATAGACACGTTACCTGTTGCATAAAGCACCTATGAGTGGCTAAGGTAAGACTGACTCACTTAGAATGACTAAGGTAAGACTGACTCACTTAGAGTGACTAAGGTAAGACTGACTCAGGTTGCTGTTGTGCAATGCTTGTAGGTAAAATAAGACActtgacagaggaaaaaaatggcGGAGGAAACGGCCTTCTCTAACGGCGGAGGATCAACACCGTTTTCAACTGCCAGAACAGCCTAGaatgttattttcaaaatgtaatctgtgTGATTACTTTCAAACTGCTATCAGTAACATAATCAATCAGAGTGCTCAAACTCACAATGACGAGGcattatttcttttaaaatatgTTGAGTAATCCAATAAATAATCAGCTATTTTTGTGAAAGTGTATAATCTGATTATTACCGCTTCCTCTGTAACTGCAATGTAGTACAACTACCTTTAAAACTTAGAGTAATTATATATAAATGAGTACATTATATATACTCATTACCCTCCAGCAGTGCTAACACCTGCATTTATTTGCCAAATTCTGCAATTTCACCAAATTTAATCAATTTGAGGGTTGATAGCTGGGGTGAAAATGTGGCAAAATTGATAATTGGAATTCAGTGGAATTCAGTGTACAATGGAGTCAGTCCACAACATTAAAATGGTGTTagaaatgattttgtttgtttggtttgtttttttgcattaaaaGTGACGCCATTAGAATGTCGTCACTTTTAatgcaaaaaaacccccaacCTTTTCATACAAAGGGAAGGGATTTGTATCTGTGGTTGTGTTGCAAGACGTCatgttgtgtgatgtgtgtttccAGGAAGCCTTGCAGGCTGTGGTCAATGCTCTGGAGAAAGCGGAGGAGCAGACTGCCTCTTTAGACCACAAATGCAGCACACTCAGAgaaaaggtggaggaggaagaggagagggctgAAGAGGTAAACCCACCCACACTTGTCAGCGCACAAACATAAGAGAGAGCAGGAACACCACAATATGTGtccatatccatccatccatccatccatccatccatccatccacacacgCATTCTGTTATGTGGAACATCTGCATAAATGTGAACATGCTACTTTTTCAGCCAAACATGTTTTTTAATCAAGATAGTTAGACTGGTCGTATGTTTAAgagtttgcttttttttttttattctgttaatGTTTACACTTTATTGGACAGATGGGCAAGTGGAATAGAGGTGTAGGAAATACATTTGGATTAGAAATGGTGCGttctaaaaacacagaaaggcAAAATCTGTCTTTCTGCATTATTTACATCACACAGCCTGTACCAAAACACTTCACCTGCCAATTTCTTTTCCATTCATAAAATTTTCATAATTTCTTAATATTTATTAAGTCTGGCAAAATTATCTTTGAGATTTTACTAGATTAAATATTCTGTTTCATTAACATAGCAATCAGAAGTGAGGTGACCCAGAAACGGCCGGGAGATGGTGCATTTCTCTCCACGCTTGCACAAAAATCTGCATGTTTGGCTCCATTGATCTGAGTGCAAGTCCACACAACTCTTGTTGCTCTTGTGTGGTGAAATGTGGGTGCTAATTGCTCACACCCATTTTCTACTGAATACACCCTTTATGTTGGCTCTAGTGCGCACGTTGGTGTACGAAAACGTCAGTTATCAGATAAGCAGTTTGTTTTAAGTATTTAATTTACATCAAATAAATGTCATGTTATGGTAGAGATCTGATACAATCAGTTTCTtcttgtccctctctttcttcacacAGATCTTAAAGATACCTGAGCAAGGAATCCTCAACCTGCCTGCTCTTCCCCCACGCAAAGACAATGAAACAGCGTTACAGGTGAGCACGTAGTGGCGCGCAGCACACCCATTCACACTACAGTGATGAGGACTGATCATTATTACACAGTAGCTGTTTTCACCTTTAAAGACTGATTCATATTATTCAGCACTTTTCTGTGAATAGGATGTGATGAAAATGTCTGAGCAGGGACTTCCTCTACAGGGAAACAGGAAGGTCTAAACATGTTCTCTGTGGTGCAGTGTTGCTGCAATATTCGAGAAAAATATGAAATCCGTCTTGTGAAAGGCACAGAACTCTTCCTCCTTAGGGTCTATATTGTCTGGGCTGATTGTGGTTATAGCCATTGCTATGCATTTCCTTTAAACGTTCTGACTGTCCCAGTTGCATGGAACAAGTTACAAAACAATTTAGCCTCTGCTCATCTTGATATCCTTCAAACACCACAGCTTAGCGTTATAGAGGACTGTAACTCCTCATTCCCAGAGTGGCATTTATGCTGACTTGCCATGCTATTGTACACCTGCAAGAAACACTCAGAATGATACAGCAGTACCgcatgtttttgtttcactTAGGATCGGATGACAAAAATGATACCAAACGCCGACTTGGAGACCACAGCTCAGCGACTGGGAGAAATCCTTCAGAAATCAGCAGCCATCCAGGATGCCCAGGCGCTGcttgtacatgcacacagatatgCTAATCAGCTGTAAAACCCTCACTTCATCCTGAAATGGTGTCTTCGCCTAGTGGCACCTAGCCAATGGTTGTAATAAACCCTTTTCTTCTGCAGGGATCTTACACAGGTgtggaaaagtatgaaaaatgaatttggTCATTTCCAGATCTTAAAAAGTTTGGAAATATGCACAAATCatttggaaaagtatggaaaatattGTTTGGTCCCATTGGCTACACTTTATGTAGTTGTAGAACTACTGTCAGTTGACATACTGTgatatttactgtatttactgtgCAGAATAATCTTTCAGCTATAGAGTGACGTGGCCTAGTCCAGtgtggggccattcatgaattgaattgagaatcaAATCAAtccctggagttggaattggaattggaatctacccagctctaaggaaacagaactggaattggaatgacagaaaacagaattgaattccattaaattccatgaaattctaCTGAGGTTATctttgctaaacattataaatcaaacattatgaatcaaataaaagacagttaaacaaatcaaatacatacaatcataatgtatgtattatgattacatgtttTGCATCAAgtaccacctgaaaggtacctttaatttatgtatatattcagtattgataacaTGTAACACtacatgtaatctcagatatgtggtaagaagaaacaaataaatgtggaatttcacagaatttcattgaattcaaCCTCCTGGAATTCAAATTCCTCAGCTGAATTgcaattgatgagttcattcatgaattaacCCCAACTCTGGCCCAGTTGACAGTCATGTTGTCCACTCACTGTTAAAATACATTGTTCTGAACACCTGCCAAAATCTTCAAGTCCAGTCCAGAAAAGGTCTGGAAAAATGTCGAAATTTTCAGCTGTGATGAGGAGGAGATATGGACTAGTCATTTACTTGGACAGGAACAACAAGCAGTTCATTCCTCATTCTATCTGCGTGTGCCAATTCGTTTTCCTTGGAAGTGTATACTCACTCACTAGTACTCCTCCCTgtttaatgtaatttttttttttatactactTAACACAAAGGTCATGTTAAGAGAAACTACACTTGTGATTACATGCAGAATATCCCACTGTTTGTGTATGCAATTATGATTGTCAGGTTCCTCCGGCCTCAGTGAGTTTATAAGCCTTGTA is a genomic window of Centroberyx gerrardi isolate f3 chromosome 1, fCenGer3.hap1.cur.20231027, whole genome shotgun sequence containing:
- the cenpq gene encoding centromere protein Q translates to MKPVRGSNRPASKAPNLKSKKKTDQTTRKHAAESQEPEPRASTSKSIQPKPPQKRKAKEASSVPNKVRGQEKWKLMPRSSIIALENILDLSILSTLNLRRKEKEEIQKHLNIVKNRFLAQCAELKVPEQKQRDVEHSSRRHQEETKKSVVGKQTLKSLEEALQAVVNALEKAEEQTASLDHKCSTLREKVEEEEERAEEILKIPEQGILNLPALPPRKDNETALQDRMTKMIPNADLETTAQRLGEILQKSAAIQDAQALLVHAHRYANQL